A single genomic interval of Chloracidobacterium validum harbors:
- the bamA gene encoding outer membrane protein assembly factor BamA has product MPAMFHLYRQWVRLLLTALLLCCFGPTHLTCAQGINAADPQDPVQQQLIEDVQFRGNRRIPTDTLRLYVTMKPGDLYSAEQAQRDYQAVLAQGFFDPLRSNVTLEPGNTGGVFVVFNLTEYPVIRDIQYEGLKSIQLSDVLTRYKEKRISLTKDSPYDPVQVKRAESELKSMLSERGRPNAVVTAEIEDVSKTSIIVIFNVDEGGRVRVAKIDFEGNQVFSSRLLRKQMKYTKQSSFLTRFTSKDIYSPEKFETDMQLVSQFLREKGYLRPTIGTPRIENIGKVGGGIPLISKKSDGLRIVVPIDEGIRYRFGDITSEGSTIFTPEQVILISGMRKGDIASAKTIREGVYERLKKAYGSRGYIQADVNVQPTFKPPAAGESEGVADFTIYVEEGSVYTVEQIEFAGNNTTRDKVLRRELLVSEGEPYNQELMEYSILLLNQLGYFDEIKKEDIQTTTDERRKTVNVVIKVKERGRQQIQFSGGVSGIGGSFIGLTYTTNNLFGYGQSVSVDVQAGNLFRNIALSYSDPYFLDRRIGFGLSVFSQRFRYASGISGAAIAGGFFNSFTGLDERNLFTQDTTGASVSFSAPLAVLTSRFPKFGRVSRVGISYSYSTSRITDPPVNRDDNPDNDIIVTFAQPGITISSLTPSFVYNTINNPINPTTGRNLTFSFTWSGLGGRVKTLAPLLEYREFRPFRFLGQGIEKPAVLGMRFRAAHVSTYGTPFDSNSLAFIGGVPQFNRFYTGGEFEIRGYGIRTISPVAPIEDRRTTTNVRVIDGLTGQVLQPGLQVSPSVIQEYTYTDKLFPLPIGSFQFIPVGGDSQLLLNVEYRVPIVGPLSLALFADAGSVFNVRSLSDQSIRARALPATLGSTPDSPVPGPIILRPDGTRLDGTRPNDPNPGGPLPDGFRVAFVQAQQSTRTQVNLSQTLGGIGRNFRASVGAEIQVNLPVLQVPFRLIFAYNPGAKTNVFDPRQLGIIEERGVIRFTVGRTF; this is encoded by the coding sequence ATGCCTGCCATGTTTCATTTATACCGCCAATGGGTTAGGTTGTTGCTCACGGCACTACTTCTATGTTGTTTTGGGCCAACGCACCTGACCTGTGCCCAGGGGATCAATGCAGCCGACCCGCAAGACCCCGTCCAGCAACAACTCATCGAAGATGTTCAATTCCGAGGCAACCGCCGTATCCCGACCGATACCCTACGTCTCTATGTGACCATGAAGCCTGGCGACCTCTACAGCGCCGAGCAGGCGCAGCGCGATTACCAGGCCGTGCTGGCGCAGGGGTTCTTTGACCCGCTTCGGAGCAATGTCACGCTTGAGCCAGGCAATACGGGCGGCGTCTTCGTGGTGTTCAACCTGACCGAGTATCCTGTCATCCGGGATATTCAGTACGAAGGGCTGAAGTCCATCCAGCTCAGCGATGTGCTGACGCGCTACAAAGAAAAGCGTATTTCGCTGACCAAGGATTCGCCCTATGACCCAGTGCAAGTCAAGCGGGCGGAAAGCGAACTCAAAAGCATGCTCAGTGAGCGCGGTCGCCCGAACGCGGTTGTCACGGCTGAGATCGAGGACGTTTCCAAGACTTCCATTATCGTCATCTTCAACGTGGATGAAGGTGGTCGCGTTCGGGTCGCCAAGATTGACTTCGAGGGCAATCAAGTTTTTTCAAGTCGCTTGCTTCGCAAGCAGATGAAATACACGAAGCAGTCCAGCTTTCTAACGCGCTTCACCTCAAAGGATATCTATTCACCGGAAAAGTTCGAGACCGACATGCAGTTGGTTTCGCAGTTCCTGCGTGAAAAGGGTTATCTCCGTCCAACGATTGGCACGCCACGCATCGAGAACATCGGTAAGGTCGGCGGGGGCATCCCCCTCATCAGCAAGAAATCCGATGGCTTGCGAATCGTCGTCCCGATTGACGAAGGCATCCGCTACCGGTTTGGTGACATTACCTCGGAAGGCTCGACGATCTTTACCCCAGAGCAGGTCATCCTGATTTCCGGGATGCGCAAAGGTGACATTGCCAGCGCCAAAACCATCCGCGAAGGCGTCTATGAACGGCTCAAGAAGGCCTATGGCAGCCGTGGCTATATTCAGGCGGATGTCAACGTCCAACCAACCTTCAAACCACCGGCCGCAGGCGAGTCGGAAGGCGTGGCCGACTTTACCATCTACGTTGAAGAAGGTTCGGTGTACACGGTCGAGCAAATTGAGTTTGCCGGCAACAACACAACCCGCGACAAAGTCCTGCGGCGAGAGTTGCTGGTCAGCGAAGGCGAGCCTTACAACCAGGAGCTGATGGAATACTCAATTTTGTTGCTCAACCAGCTTGGCTACTTTGACGAAATCAAAAAGGAAGACATCCAGACGACGACAGATGAACGCCGCAAAACGGTCAATGTCGTCATCAAGGTCAAGGAACGGGGGCGACAGCAGATTCAGTTTTCCGGTGGTGTCTCTGGTATTGGGGGATCGTTTATCGGGCTGACCTACACCACGAATAACCTGTTTGGGTATGGGCAAAGTGTTTCCGTGGACGTTCAGGCGGGAAACCTCTTTCGTAACATTGCCCTTTCGTACAGTGATCCGTATTTCCTTGACCGCCGGATCGGGTTCGGCCTCTCGGTCTTTAGCCAGCGTTTCCGCTACGCCAGTGGGATTAGCGGGGCAGCGATTGCCGGCGGATTCTTCAATAGTTTCACCGGACTTGACGAGCGCAATCTATTCACGCAAGACACGACTGGGGCCTCAGTTTCGTTTTCCGCTCCACTTGCCGTGCTGACCAGCCGCTTTCCCAAATTTGGCCGGGTGTCGCGGGTTGGGATCAGCTACAGCTATAGTACGTCGCGGATCACCGATCCACCCGTCAACCGGGATGACAACCCCGACAACGACATCATCGTCACCTTCGCTCAACCCGGCATCACGATTAGCTCCCTGACACCGTCGTTTGTCTATAACACAATCAATAACCCAATCAATCCCACAACCGGGCGCAATCTGACGTTTAGCTTCACTTGGTCAGGCTTGGGTGGGCGCGTGAAAACACTTGCGCCGTTGCTTGAATATCGTGAGTTTCGTCCATTTCGCTTTCTTGGCCAAGGTATCGAGAAACCAGCGGTTCTGGGCATGCGGTTTCGGGCAGCGCATGTGAGCACCTATGGGACGCCCTTTGACAGTAACTCGTTGGCCTTCATCGGGGGTGTGCCACAATTCAACCGGTTTTACACCGGCGGCGAATTTGAGATTCGGGGCTATGGGATTCGCACGATTTCGCCAGTTGCCCCAATCGAGGACCGACGCACCACGACCAATGTGCGCGTCATTGACGGTCTCACCGGACAGGTCTTGCAGCCCGGCCTACAGGTCAGCCCATCGGTGATTCAGGAATATACCTACACGGATAAGCTTTTTCCGCTCCCGATTGGGTCGTTTCAATTCATTCCGGTCGGCGGCGACTCCCAGTTGCTGTTGAATGTGGAATACCGAGTGCCGATCGTTGGGCCGCTCTCGCTGGCACTGTTTGCTGACGCCGGGTCAGTCTTCAACGTGCGCTCACTGAGTGACCAAAGCATTCGCGCCCGCGCGCTGCCAGCAACGCTTGGCTCGACACCGGACTCCCCAGTTCCCGGTCCGATTATCCTGCGCCCAGATGGAACCCGCCTCGACGGCACGCGCCCCAATGATCCCAATCCCGGCGGGCCATTGCCAGACGGCTTCCGCGTTGCGTTTGTGCAGGCGCAGCAGTCCACCCGAACACAAGTCAACCTCAGCCAAACACTCGGCGGGATTGGGCGCAATTTCCGGGCGTCGGTCGGCGCGGAGATTCAGGTCAACCTGCCGGTTCTGCAAGTGCCGTTCCGGCTTATCTTTGCCTACAACCCTGGCGCGAAAACGAACGTCTTTGATCCCCGCCAGCTTGGTATCATCGAGGAGCGGGGTGTGATTCGTTTTACCGTGGGACGAACGTTCTGA
- a CDS encoding OmpH family outer membrane protein has product MSLLTCLAFSLVSAFSLVSLGGSPLPSQPATVTEPPAQQPTPAGPRIAVVNTQAFGELINEYRQQVTTLQNEFRPTIDTLQRLSAEIKAEEDALQRLADQLTPDVRIKRTEELERKKKDFQRRQEDLNEAAEKRATILLNPVREKLSKALEAYAKERGIQILIDIATAAEAGGLVYLAPGMDITEDFAARYNQANPLAKPAGAAR; this is encoded by the coding sequence ATGTCTTTACTTACGTGCCTTGCTTTCAGCTTGGTGAGCGCTTTCAGCCTGGTGAGCCTTGGCGGGAGCCCGTTGCCTTCCCAGCCAGCCACGGTCACGGAACCGCCGGCGCAACAACCAACGCCGGCCGGTCCGCGCATTGCCGTCGTCAACACGCAGGCCTTTGGCGAGCTTATCAATGAATATCGCCAGCAAGTGACGACGCTTCAAAACGAGTTTCGCCCGACGATTGATACGCTCCAGCGGCTCAGCGCGGAAATCAAAGCTGAAGAAGATGCGCTCCAGCGACTGGCAGACCAGCTCACCCCGGATGTGCGCATCAAGCGCACGGAAGAACTCGAACGCAAGAAAAAGGACTTCCAACGTCGCCAGGAAGACCTCAATGAAGCGGCTGAAAAGCGGGCGACCATCCTGCTCAACCCCGTGCGTGAAAAACTTTCCAAGGCGCTTGAAGCCTATGCCAAGGAGCGGGGCATCCAAATCCTCATTGACATTGCCACGGCGGCTGAAGCTGGTGGCTTAGTCTATCTAGCGCCCGGCATGGATATTACTGAGGATTTTGCCGCGCGCTACAATCAGGCAAACCCGCTGGCAAAGCCAGCCGGTGCGGCGCGATAA
- a CDS encoding DUF3592 domain-containing protein, whose protein sequence is MAEVRPQPALGGWRAWWQRLLGREDPDAARRRWLRQAGRIIEGEVLDVRPTGANQGLLVRYRYEVANVEYESLDVIDATGNQYWPGQRISVRYDRRRPSNSILG, encoded by the coding sequence ATGGCAGAAGTTCGTCCCCAACCAGCGCTCGGCGGATGGCGTGCCTGGTGGCAGCGCCTGCTAGGCAGGGAAGACCCTGACGCGGCGCGACGGCGCTGGTTGCGCCAAGCCGGCCGCATTATTGAAGGCGAAGTGCTTGACGTGCGCCCAACTGGCGCGAATCAGGGCCTGCTGGTGCGGTATCGCTACGAAGTGGCCAACGTCGAGTATGAATCGCTCGATGTCATTGACGCGACTGGAAACCAGTACTGGCCCGGGCAGCGCATCAGTGTGCGGTATGACCGGCGGCGGCCGTCAAACTCCATCCTTGGGTAA
- a CDS encoding aminopeptidase P family protein — translation MPRALAVVFLSIWLLCGWPVQHATELASRATRPTPMLAEQPLADFKARRTQLQKQLADGMVLVPGRIEESQGVSEKFFQDENFFYLTGIEAQGATLLLTPTPYQGAREILFLPRRNPQAERWTGPQPGPDREAETLFGVEKALPADTLAQVLRELGSSDFFKDGGTIHLVANPDELRERPVRQLVELLGRNVPALRINDARSAVSLMRMCKTPAELALLKKAIRITDEAFRDIPKHLTVGCYEYEIEAVVLAAFYRNGAERPGYPCIIGAGQNATILHYNRNRDQIKDGDLVVVDVGAQYRGYTADITRTFPASGKFTARQRALYEVVLAAQEAAVKAFTPGKSRMSDLNLAARERMRSSPLRAGNGLTLDNFFIHGLGHFIGLNVHDVGDYARPLPPGSVITIEPGIYIPSERIGIRIEDDYLVTETGLVKLSGALPSSPEAIEQAMQEARRSPARTSTTRTSETRD, via the coding sequence ATGCCACGCGCTCTCGCTGTTGTCTTTCTAAGTATCTGGCTACTCTGCGGCTGGCCGGTACAGCACGCCACCGAACTGGCATCCAGGGCGACCCGCCCGACGCCAATGCTCGCCGAGCAACCGCTAGCCGATTTCAAGGCGCGACGCACTCAGCTTCAAAAACAACTGGCGGATGGCATGGTACTCGTTCCAGGCCGCATTGAAGAATCACAGGGCGTGAGCGAAAAGTTTTTCCAGGATGAGAACTTTTTCTACCTCACGGGGATTGAAGCCCAGGGCGCGACGCTGCTTCTCACGCCGACCCCGTACCAGGGCGCGCGTGAGATTCTGTTTCTCCCGCGCCGCAATCCACAAGCCGAACGCTGGACGGGCCCACAGCCTGGTCCAGACCGGGAAGCCGAGACCTTGTTCGGTGTTGAAAAAGCGCTCCCGGCCGATACCTTGGCGCAAGTCCTACGCGAGCTTGGTTCGTCCGACTTTTTCAAGGATGGCGGTACAATTCACCTGGTCGCCAACCCGGATGAACTGCGGGAACGGCCAGTTCGGCAGCTTGTCGAACTGTTAGGGCGCAACGTGCCTGCGCTCCGCATCAACGACGCCCGTTCAGCCGTGAGTTTGATGCGAATGTGCAAAACGCCGGCCGAGCTGGCCTTGCTCAAAAAGGCGATCCGCATCACGGATGAAGCATTTCGGGACATCCCCAAGCACTTGACGGTCGGGTGCTACGAGTATGAGATCGAGGCCGTGGTCCTGGCCGCTTTTTATCGCAACGGCGCGGAGCGTCCAGGCTACCCCTGCATCATCGGCGCGGGACAAAACGCGACCATCTTGCACTACAACCGGAACCGGGACCAAATCAAGGATGGCGACTTGGTGGTGGTGGACGTGGGCGCTCAGTACCGTGGCTATACGGCCGACATTACCCGCACCTTCCCGGCCAGCGGGAAGTTTACGGCTCGGCAGCGGGCGCTCTACGAGGTCGTCCTGGCGGCTCAGGAAGCGGCGGTCAAAGCCTTTACACCCGGCAAAAGCCGCATGAGTGACCTCAACTTGGCAGCGCGCGAGCGGATGCGGTCGAGTCCGCTACGCGCCGGCAACGGGCTGACACTCGACAACTTTTTCATTCATGGGCTAGGCCACTTCATCGGACTCAACGTCCACGACGTGGGCGACTATGCGCGACCACTGCCCCCAGGTAGCGTCATCACCATCGAGCCGGGCATCTATATTCCGTCTGAGCGCATTGGGATTCGCATTGAAGACGACTACTTGGTGACAGAGACGGGACTGGTCAAGCTCTCCGGCGCGCTTCCGTCATCGCCGGAAGCCATCGAGCAAGCCATGCAGGAAGCGCGGCGGTCGCCAGCGCGCACCAGCACAACCAGGACCAGCGAAACCAGGGATTGA